The proteins below are encoded in one region of Paenibacillus albus:
- a CDS encoding TetR/AcrR family transcriptional regulator, translated as METTGGEAPVCRYTDESILNKYAAKLLHPLKSNGLHNLRMDDFAKAMDLSKATLYKYFQSRDEIIERLTALFVKYVVGSCSEVELVSGSSDAYIQSFQSTFSQTLLIANYGTEIFFKDLREIYPQHMASIDIAISERNARLRKFYERGMAEGYLNTLNATLLILEDELMFRHLLDPMYLMKNNLTLRGAIGDYYQIKKLQLFKPDIHASIDDTQMLDKIEYLVRKVTYGVA; from the coding sequence ATGGAAACGACAGGCGGCGAAGCACCGGTTTGCCGATATACAGACGAATCTATTCTTAATAAATATGCAGCGAAGCTGCTTCATCCGCTCAAATCTAACGGCCTGCATAACCTGCGCATGGACGATTTCGCCAAGGCGATGGATCTGTCGAAGGCGACTTTGTACAAATATTTTCAATCGCGGGATGAGATCATAGAGCGGCTTACGGCGCTTTTTGTGAAGTATGTCGTAGGCAGCTGCTCCGAAGTTGAGCTTGTCTCCGGCAGCAGTGACGCTTATATTCAGAGCTTCCAATCCACGTTCAGCCAGACGCTGCTCATTGCCAACTACGGCACGGAGATCTTCTTCAAGGATTTGCGCGAGATCTATCCGCAGCATATGGCATCCATCGACATCGCCATTAGCGAGCGCAATGCGCGGCTGCGTAAGTTCTATGAGCGCGGCATGGCGGAAGGTTATTTGAATACGCTTAACGCAACGCTGCTAATTCTTGAGGACGAGCTCATGTTCCGGCATTTGCTTGACCCAATGTACTTGATGAAGAACAATTTGACGCTTAGAGGCGCAATCGGCGACTATTATCAGATCAAGAAGCTCCAGCTGTTTAAGCCGGACATTCACGCCTCGATTGATGATACTCAGATGCTCGACAAAATCGAATATTTAGTGCGCAAAGTAACATACGGCGTCGCATAG
- a CDS encoding phospholipase D-like domain-containing protein, which translates to MRLLKFIVLVALVLCVTACGAIYASSDSTSKVKELDAEWAFTQANQQPDKLLISVINEATTTLDIAIYSLTKPEIVDAIKKAKKRGVAVRIITDRIQSAGKTQKEALKLLGSAGIPLKINKHSGLMHLKMTIVDGKTATTGSFNYSKSASTDNDEVLMVLRSAEIAQSFARQFQVMWEDTGAFEAITPIIAEDAVEVTGDEEEGEQPSVPASQAPQSDSSGSDAAGVVYKSCAEVRKAGKAPLHKGDPGYNRKLDGDGDGVACEVK; encoded by the coding sequence ATGCGATTATTGAAATTTATCGTGTTAGTGGCACTTGTGCTTTGCGTCACAGCATGTGGAGCGATTTATGCTTCATCGGACAGTACTTCCAAGGTGAAGGAGTTGGATGCGGAGTGGGCGTTCACGCAGGCGAACCAGCAGCCGGATAAGCTGTTGATCAGCGTAATCAACGAGGCGACCACAACGCTTGATATTGCGATCTATAGCTTAACGAAGCCGGAGATCGTTGATGCGATCAAGAAAGCGAAGAAGCGCGGCGTTGCTGTGCGGATTATTACCGACCGGATTCAGTCGGCGGGCAAGACGCAGAAGGAAGCGCTTAAGCTGCTCGGCAGCGCCGGCATTCCGCTGAAGATCAACAAGCACAGCGGCTTGATGCATCTGAAAATGACGATTGTGGACGGGAAGACGGCGACGACAGGCTCCTTCAATTATTCGAAATCGGCGAGTACCGACAACGATGAGGTGCTGATGGTGCTTCGCAGCGCAGAGATAGCGCAGTCATTCGCACGCCAATTCCAGGTCATGTGGGAGGATACCGGTGCGTTCGAGGCGATTACCCCGATTATCGCCGAGGATGCCGTCGAAGTGACGGGCGATGAGGAAGAAGGCGAGCAGCCTTCGGTTCCGGCATCGCAAGCGCCGCAATCAGACTCCTCTGGATCCGATGCGGCGGGTGTGGTATACAAGAGCTGCGCCGAAGTTCGAAAAGCCGGCAAGGCGCCGCTGCATAAGGGCGACCCGGGCTATAACCGGAAGCTCGACGGTGATGGTGACGGCGTCGCGTGTGAAGTGAAATAA
- a CDS encoding NAD-dependent epimerase/dehydratase family protein: MKILLFGATGMVGQSVLRECLLDSEVEQVLAVGRSGTGKSHPKLAEIVHSNLLNLSSIEPQLTDYDACLFCLGVSSAGMSEEKYRAVTYDLTLSVAHTLVRLNPHMTFIYVTGSGTDSTEQGRSMWARVKGKTENDLLKLPFKGAYMFRPGAILPKYGVRSKTGWYQLFYTLLRPLYPLLERGFKNAVTTSDQLGRAMVKVAKHGYSKPHIESRDINHI, translated from the coding sequence ATGAAAATACTGCTATTCGGCGCAACCGGCATGGTCGGTCAAAGCGTGCTGCGAGAATGTCTGCTTGATTCGGAGGTTGAGCAGGTGCTCGCTGTCGGACGAAGCGGAACAGGGAAGTCGCATCCAAAGCTTGCAGAGATCGTACACTCGAATCTGCTGAATCTGTCCTCGATAGAACCGCAGCTAACCGATTATGATGCCTGCTTGTTCTGCCTCGGCGTCTCATCGGCAGGGATGTCTGAGGAGAAGTACCGCGCCGTTACATATGACCTCACGCTTAGCGTCGCGCACACATTAGTTCGCTTGAATCCGCACATGACATTCATCTATGTCACGGGAAGCGGCACGGACAGCACAGAGCAGGGCCGCAGCATGTGGGCGAGAGTGAAGGGCAAGACGGAGAATGACTTGCTGAAGCTGCCTTTCAAAGGCGCATATATGTTCAGACCCGGAGCGATTCTGCCCAAATATGGAGTCAGATCCAAGACAGGCTGGTATCAGCTGTTCTATACCCTCTTGAGGCCGCTCTATCCACTTCTTGAGCGAGGATTCAAGAATGCAGTCACGACATCGGACCAGTTAGGCCGAGCGATGGTCAAGGTAGCGAAGCATGGGTATTCGAAGCCGCATATTGAGAGCAGAGATATCAATCATATCTAG
- a CDS encoding slipin family protein, with protein MFKTYTIQNDQRGLLFMKGSYTRYLQPGTYRFSIFTDVKVEVLDVTRPFEVPGKDLQLFLQDEQLRAGLEVIDVSDSEYVLLYEDGKFAGLYKAGKYAFWKGVKEYQTIRVNLLEPELPEHIDRSILPKLGNVAVQAYDVAAEEAGLLYYNNQLVRRLEPGKYYFWRGPIAVMVKTIDLRRQQLDMTGQEMLTEDKVALRLNFVCHYQVTDPLQTVRIRGMEEQIYVSLQLILREYVGTLKLDELLRMKQEIGAFVHKRLCERQGEYGVQFLSAGVKDIILPGEVKEILNTVLIAEKRAHANLITRREETASTRSLLNTAKLMDENATLMRLKELEHLEKICEKIGTISLTGSGGGLLEQLNVLLKPRSEA; from the coding sequence ATGTTTAAAACATATACGATTCAGAACGACCAGCGTGGATTGCTCTTCATGAAAGGCAGCTACACACGCTATTTGCAGCCGGGCACTTATCGGTTCTCCATCTTCACAGATGTGAAGGTTGAGGTGCTCGACGTGACGAGGCCGTTCGAGGTGCCTGGCAAAGACCTGCAGCTGTTTCTGCAAGATGAGCAGCTGCGCGCTGGGCTCGAAGTCATCGACGTGAGCGACTCCGAGTATGTGCTGCTGTATGAGGACGGGAAATTCGCGGGTCTATACAAAGCGGGTAAATATGCGTTCTGGAAAGGTGTGAAAGAATACCAGACGATCCGCGTGAATCTGCTGGAGCCGGAGCTGCCTGAGCATATTGATCGGTCAATTCTGCCTAAACTCGGAAATGTCGCCGTGCAAGCGTATGATGTTGCCGCGGAGGAAGCGGGGCTGCTGTATTACAACAATCAGCTCGTTCGCCGACTTGAGCCAGGCAAATATTATTTCTGGCGAGGGCCCATCGCTGTTATGGTGAAGACCATTGATCTGCGCAGACAGCAGCTCGATATGACGGGACAAGAAATGCTGACGGAGGATAAAGTAGCCTTGCGGCTTAACTTCGTTTGCCATTATCAGGTGACCGACCCGCTGCAGACGGTGCGGATTCGCGGGATGGAAGAGCAAATTTATGTGAGCTTGCAGCTTATCTTGCGAGAGTATGTCGGCACGCTGAAGCTTGATGAACTGCTCCGCATGAAGCAGGAGATCGGCGCTTTCGTGCACAAGCGGCTATGCGAGAGGCAAGGTGAATATGGCGTTCAGTTTCTGTCTGCCGGGGTGAAGGATATTATTTTGCCGGGGGAAGTAAAAGAAATTCTGAACACGGTGCTCATTGCGGAGAAACGGGCGCATGCGAACCTCATTACGAGAAGGGAAGAGACCGCGTCGACGCGCAGCCTGTTGAATACCGCGAAGCTGATGGATGAGAATGCGACGCTGATGCGGCTCAAGGAGCTTGAGCATCTCGAGAAAATTTGCGAGAAGATCGGTACGATCTCGCTCACGGGCAGCGGCGGCGGTCTGCTGGAGCAGCTGAATGTGCTGCTGAAGCCGAGAAGTGAGGCGTAA
- a CDS encoding ATP-binding protein, whose product MNPRSTSLLYPILFDRHPEAILATDLEAYIGYANPAAVQTLARSPSHSLIGQRVHTLFALEDLPVLHQHIQQVVAFGKAQLFELPLMTNGQAPLPLRIMLVPHAEQADSAAAPSLTFYITPILKPIPLPLQLAEEPAAYDMNRMEHLSTVSQLAASISHEVRNPLSVTRGFLQLLNTPGLTPEKKRDYIKISLEELDRAASIITDYLSFAKPIFDETVQFPLYDELEYIAKIMIPYATIQDIRFHLQNSDDAIYILGSSKKFRQALINLIKNGIEAMPRGGELQLTYAGSANGIAQIVIADTGTGMDAEMLNRVGKPFFTTKEKGTGLGMMVAYSLIQGMNGEIEVSSTAGVGTSFSIYMPVIEESG is encoded by the coding sequence ATGAATCCAAGAAGCACATCACTTCTTTATCCGATTCTATTCGACCGTCACCCTGAGGCAATTCTCGCAACTGATCTGGAAGCGTACATCGGCTATGCGAATCCGGCTGCTGTACAAACACTCGCCCGCTCACCATCGCATTCACTCATTGGACAACGTGTACATACGTTATTTGCTCTTGAAGACTTACCCGTTCTACACCAGCACATTCAGCAAGTCGTTGCCTTTGGCAAAGCTCAGCTCTTCGAGCTGCCACTTATGACAAATGGACAAGCCCCATTACCTCTTCGCATCATGCTCGTGCCGCATGCCGAGCAAGCTGATTCTGCCGCAGCTCCATCGCTTACATTTTATATCACACCAATATTGAAGCCAATACCCCTACCGCTGCAGCTTGCCGAAGAGCCCGCTGCTTATGACATGAATCGGATGGAGCATCTTTCAACCGTAAGTCAGCTCGCCGCTAGTATTTCGCATGAAGTCCGCAATCCGCTCTCGGTTACTCGGGGCTTTCTGCAGCTGCTGAATACGCCTGGATTGACACCAGAGAAGAAGCGGGATTATATCAAAATCAGCCTCGAGGAGCTAGATCGCGCAGCAAGCATCATTACGGATTATCTCTCGTTCGCCAAGCCAATCTTTGACGAAACCGTACAGTTCCCCCTCTATGACGAGCTCGAATACATCGCCAAAATCATGATACCCTACGCTACGATCCAAGACATCCGCTTTCATCTGCAGAATTCAGACGATGCTATCTATATCCTCGGCAGCTCCAAGAAATTCCGGCAAGCGCTGATCAATCTCATCAAGAACGGCATTGAAGCAATGCCCAGAGGCGGTGAGCTGCAGCTTACCTATGCCGGTTCCGCGAACGGCATCGCCCAGATTGTAATTGCCGACACCGGCACGGGAATGGACGCGGAGATGCTGAATCGCGTAGGCAAGCCGTTCTTCACGACGAAGGAGAAAGGAACAGGCCTTGGCATGATGGTCGCCTATAGCCTGATTCAAGGAATGAACGGAGAAATCGAAGTGAGCAGTACAGCAGGTGTTGGTACGAGCTTCAGCATTTATATGCCGGTCATCGAAGAGTCCGGATAG
- a CDS encoding GerAB/ArcD/ProY family transporter, with translation MLLSKGIMSISNLAPIFLSLLLLLILTVPNELVAGFERSRLTTFWFESANHSFSGWMNIYFSFLGYEAALLLMPYTNKKSRLHLAFQIGNVVSTLFYTFVSFMALGFFSFEQLKQLSYPVLNMLSNIQFPFAQRLDDFIFNLTLLRALFITTTYMWMAAETFHRLRPNAKGQTGVYLFLLVIAIAVFFINPTDLDRTNKWLQQLGVVEIGVAMILPVLLLGMIAIAKVKERRKYA, from the coding sequence ATGCTGCTATCCAAGGGGATTATGAGCATTTCCAATCTCGCTCCGATCTTTCTGAGCTTATTGCTCTTGCTTATCTTAACTGTACCAAATGAGCTTGTGGCAGGGTTTGAGCGATCTCGATTAACGACGTTTTGGTTCGAATCTGCCAATCATAGCTTTTCAGGCTGGATGAATATCTACTTCTCCTTCTTAGGCTACGAGGCCGCGCTGCTCCTCATGCCATACACGAATAAGAAGTCTCGCCTGCATCTTGCATTCCAAATTGGCAATGTCGTGTCGACGCTCTTCTACACCTTCGTTTCATTTATGGCGTTAGGGTTCTTCAGCTTCGAGCAGCTGAAACAGCTTTCCTATCCCGTATTAAATATGCTGTCCAATATCCAGTTTCCCTTCGCTCAGCGTTTGGATGATTTTATATTTAACCTCACACTTCTAAGAGCGTTGTTTATTACGACCACCTACATGTGGATGGCCGCTGAAACCTTTCATCGCTTGCGTCCGAATGCAAAAGGTCAAACTGGTGTCTACCTCTTCTTGCTTGTGATCGCCATTGCGGTCTTCTTTATCAATCCAACCGACCTCGACCGGACGAACAAATGGCTGCAACAATTAGGCGTCGTTGAAATCGGCGTCGCGATGATCCTGCCCGTGCTGCTGCTTGGCATGATTGCCATTGCGAAGGTGAAGGAGCGGCGAAAATATGCGTAA
- a CDS encoding spore germination protein produces the protein MKEKSASKSDSSLAEQTLLLLQQCEDITHREYPVQQVHLLYFDHLTNKDSLRKEVLEPFGSTDAGAYEIEKRLGQSQYTQTRNAKALADGILGGQAAIFYKELAYLFDAYGPESRSVESSEIETVISGPQDSFTESLGTNLSLIRRRFKDTSLKAVSITCGAKTKSTIMLLYVEGTADENHLKVLQDKIKAIRTDMMLDTNTLVQYLGKNMFHLMPQYLTSVRPDLMTSKLAEGKIVGLMDGSQVAFSAPAYFFEFFASPDDYYMTWNIGSAVRLLRIFALFITLMFTALYVTIVTYHYEMIPQELLTNLMESRNKVPFSPLMEAIIMEITIELLREAGARLPTKIGTTIGTVGGIVIGQAAVQAGITSNILIISVSISAIASFVIPNYMMSSAIRMLRFGIILLAGFYGNFGLMVGLAYICIQLVSPNLFGQSFLFPLTPSKPGRWLDMIVRAPMQLLDKIRKPQS, from the coding sequence ATGAAGGAGAAGAGTGCCAGCAAATCAGACAGCAGCTTAGCTGAACAAACGCTCCTCTTGCTTCAGCAATGCGAGGATATTACGCATCGCGAATATCCGGTCCAGCAGGTTCACCTTCTTTATTTCGATCATCTGACTAACAAGGATAGCCTGCGCAAAGAAGTGCTCGAGCCATTCGGCAGCACCGATGCTGGAGCTTACGAGATCGAGAAGCGGCTGGGCCAGTCCCAATATACGCAGACACGGAATGCGAAAGCTCTAGCTGACGGCATTCTTGGGGGACAAGCTGCGATTTTCTATAAAGAGCTCGCTTATCTGTTCGACGCATACGGACCGGAATCGCGTTCCGTTGAGAGCAGTGAGATCGAAACGGTTATTAGCGGCCCTCAAGATTCTTTTACCGAGTCGCTTGGCACCAACTTATCGCTAATACGGCGACGCTTTAAAGATACCAGCCTCAAAGCCGTCTCGATCACCTGTGGAGCGAAAACAAAAAGCACGATTATGCTGCTCTATGTCGAAGGGACAGCCGATGAGAACCATCTCAAGGTGCTGCAAGATAAGATCAAAGCGATCCGGACCGATATGATGCTCGATACGAATACGCTTGTTCAGTATTTGGGCAAAAACATGTTTCATCTCATGCCGCAGTACTTAACTAGCGTTCGCCCTGATCTCATGACAAGCAAGCTCGCCGAAGGCAAAATCGTCGGCCTCATGGACGGCAGCCAGGTTGCGTTCAGCGCGCCCGCTTACTTCTTCGAGTTCTTCGCATCGCCGGATGATTACTATATGACCTGGAATATCGGGTCTGCCGTTAGACTGCTGCGCATATTTGCCTTATTCATAACGCTGATGTTCACAGCATTGTACGTCACCATCGTGACGTACCACTACGAGATGATTCCTCAGGAGCTGCTGACGAATTTGATGGAATCCCGCAACAAAGTGCCCTTCTCCCCGCTCATGGAAGCGATCATCATGGAGATAACCATTGAACTGCTGCGTGAAGCCGGTGCGCGGCTGCCAACCAAGATCGGAACGACGATCGGTACGGTAGGCGGTATCGTCATTGGCCAGGCTGCTGTTCAAGCCGGCATTACGAGCAATATTCTCATCATCTCGGTCTCGATTTCGGCAATAGCATCCTTCGTCATTCCTAACTACATGATGAGTTCTGCCATCCGGATGCTTCGGTTCGGCATCATCTTGCTCGCCGGATTCTACGGTAATTTTGGGCTCATGGTGGGACTTGCTTATATTTGCATTCAACTCGTGTCGCCGAACTTGTTCGGACAATCCTTCTTGTTCCCGCTCACCCCTTCTAAACCGGGCAGATGGCTGGATATGATCGTCCGTGCGCCGATGCAGCTGCTGGATAAGATTCGCAAACCGCAAAGCTAA
- a CDS encoding GerAB/ArcD/ProY family transporter, with protein MTAKLQFSHLICLSLSMQYGVTAFTLPRQVASYIGTNGWAALYIFGAIAAFNIVLISLVYRFGKGDDIATIARRALPAFIINPLFFLIAIQWTVLGLTVSKDYLLVLRSLSFPTLPPASLYVLLGD; from the coding sequence GTGACAGCTAAGCTACAATTCAGCCATCTGATCTGCTTATCCCTCTCGATGCAATACGGAGTGACAGCCTTTACTCTGCCCCGTCAAGTAGCCTCCTATATCGGAACAAACGGTTGGGCAGCACTATATATCTTCGGAGCCATTGCGGCGTTCAACATCGTTCTAATCTCTCTCGTCTACCGGTTTGGTAAAGGCGACGACATTGCCACTATTGCCAGAAGGGCATTGCCTGCGTTTATAATAAATCCGCTATTCTTCCTGATTGCGATTCAATGGACGGTTCTCGGATTGACGGTCAGCAAAGATTATTTGCTCGTCTTGCGCTCTCTATCGTTTCCAACGCTGCCGCCCGCCTCTCTCTACGTGCTGCTCGGGGATTAG
- a CDS encoding Ger(x)C family spore germination protein — protein sequence MRKKPVLLPLCILLLLQGCAEQRRLEGLGIVTTAALDLNDAADDPDAKALKVAVAIKLTEAKSGPQERVIQTTDNSPKEARNKLSRQTSQILVSGQLQNLIIGEKLAKRGIYDYLDSYRRDYTVSERMRIIVSKGSSIELLSHQYKDIPEIGDYLSTLLVQEEKINESPSSSMHEFIRDYLDDGVDPIGSIIEQKNDLVEADGIALFKGAQYVGAIAAEKSTLFMMLKQSFQVGGVIIRMKDNPSGKKQSAVLSALINKRKVTVEDVGSLTSAPKVGIEINLDSILLEYMGDKKLNSVADREQLTKELTEAIREELEGIMKRLQQLGTDSVGIGTAVRNKMSYGAWKKTNWEQVYPKTEIKVNVKLHVRDYGMIES from the coding sequence ATGCGTAAAAAACCTGTATTGCTGCCGCTTTGCATCTTACTGCTGCTTCAAGGCTGTGCCGAGCAACGGAGGCTTGAAGGGCTTGGCATCGTGACGACTGCGGCCCTTGATCTCAACGATGCAGCAGACGATCCGGATGCCAAGGCATTAAAGGTAGCCGTCGCGATTAAGCTTACGGAAGCGAAGAGCGGGCCTCAGGAGAGGGTGATCCAGACGACGGATAACTCCCCGAAGGAAGCTCGGAATAAGCTTTCTCGGCAAACCAGTCAAATACTCGTTTCCGGTCAGCTGCAAAATTTGATCATTGGAGAAAAGCTCGCAAAGAGAGGCATTTACGATTATTTGGATTCCTATCGCCGCGATTACACGGTAAGCGAAAGGATGCGCATCATTGTTTCCAAGGGGAGCAGCATTGAGCTGCTCTCACATCAATACAAGGATATTCCCGAAATAGGAGATTACTTAAGCACCCTGCTGGTTCAAGAGGAGAAGATTAACGAGTCCCCGAGCAGCAGCATGCATGAATTTATACGCGATTATTTGGACGATGGCGTTGATCCGATCGGATCGATCATCGAGCAGAAAAACGATCTAGTAGAAGCCGATGGCATAGCCCTCTTCAAGGGGGCGCAATATGTTGGAGCGATTGCCGCGGAGAAGTCTACACTCTTCATGATGCTGAAGCAAAGCTTCCAAGTCGGTGGCGTCATCATTAGGATGAAAGATAACCCCTCCGGAAAGAAGCAAAGCGCAGTATTAAGTGCGCTTATTAATAAACGGAAGGTGACCGTCGAGGACGTTGGAAGCTTAACCTCAGCGCCTAAAGTAGGTATCGAAATAAACTTAGATTCCATTTTGCTCGAATATATGGGTGACAAGAAGCTAAATTCGGTCGCAGACCGGGAGCAGCTGACGAAAGAACTAACCGAAGCCATTCGCGAAGAACTTGAGGGCATTATGAAGCGGCTGCAGCAGTTGGGAACGGACTCTGTTGGCATCGGCACAGCGGTTCGGAACAAAATGAGCTACGGGGCTTGGAAGAAAACGAATTGGGAGCAGGTATACCCGAAGACGGAGATTAAAGTCAATGTGAAGCTCCATGTGAGGGATTATGGAATGATTGAGTCTTGA
- a CDS encoding methyl-accepting chemotaxis protein, whose amino-acid sequence MNSAMGKITNLFTFRKLGNRLLSVTLLIVIVIVAAMSIAFFLPNSTLFREQINKELALTTKTIAESFDQDMIQERTKLETMARFAQQFGTDAARHMEAAQGLAATNPEFSQGVAFSLDLDGSHAVLNNGKPLDLSGRSYIPQLREGKSAIAPPAYSKVDTSKLIVPLAAPLMKDGQAYGFYSSSVEIADATKIVRDTKIGETGYAALLDMNGNFIYYPDESFIMKKNIADVGSSLLAKAFEDAKAGKPSNYSFTTPNDGVKQIGYAYATETGFVVMLAVPEKEMIAPINRMMKTTLLIAIIASIAALVAIYIFSVRLVKPIVYITDVVKKLSTGDFRPRIAVTSKDELGTLAAHMNDMLDGLSSMIEQVSHASVNVSATADQISMSTDEVAKGSVDQATQASNMTDLFGSLDRSIKAVAYSAKEAKQISEETESIALEGTNRINMTLSQMDEVNRHMEQLERDSKQIGEIIYVINEIAEQTNLLALNAAIEAARAGEQGRGFAVVADEVRKLAERSGDATKQIADIIKGMQQSAVKSVHAVGDSVIQFAQTRDSFGEIVGNVNKTAHKVDEIYRESEGQAERANDVMYSISSVAAISEQSAAAAEETAASSMELSSMAGRLNSSVEHFKYK is encoded by the coding sequence GTGAATTCAGCAATGGGCAAGATAACAAACTTATTTACGTTCCGCAAGCTAGGCAATCGGCTCTTAAGTGTGACATTGCTTATCGTTATTGTCATTGTAGCTGCAATGTCGATCGCATTCTTCTTACCGAACTCCACCTTGTTCCGCGAACAGATTAATAAGGAATTGGCGCTTACGACAAAGACAATCGCGGAGTCGTTCGATCAGGATATGATTCAGGAGCGGACGAAGCTCGAGACGATGGCGAGGTTCGCGCAGCAGTTCGGCACCGATGCTGCCCGCCATATGGAAGCGGCTCAAGGGCTGGCCGCGACGAACCCGGAGTTCTCGCAAGGCGTTGCATTTTCCCTTGATCTCGATGGCTCACATGCCGTACTAAATAACGGCAAACCGCTTGATCTATCGGGACGTTCATATATTCCACAGTTGAGGGAAGGCAAGTCGGCAATCGCGCCGCCTGCGTACTCGAAGGTGGATACGTCTAAGCTTATCGTTCCGCTCGCTGCGCCCCTGATGAAGGATGGACAAGCCTATGGCTTCTACTCTTCTTCCGTCGAGATTGCAGATGCAACAAAGATTGTCCGGGATACGAAGATTGGCGAAACCGGATACGCCGCGCTGCTGGACATGAACGGGAACTTCATCTATTATCCGGACGAGTCTTTCATTATGAAGAAGAATATTGCTGATGTCGGAAGCAGCTTGCTAGCGAAAGCGTTTGAAGACGCGAAAGCAGGGAAACCGTCGAACTATTCCTTCACGACTCCGAATGACGGCGTCAAACAGATTGGCTATGCATATGCAACGGAGACAGGCTTTGTCGTTATGCTGGCTGTACCGGAGAAGGAAATGATTGCACCAATTAATCGCATGATGAAGACGACACTCCTCATTGCGATCATCGCTTCCATTGCTGCACTTGTTGCGATCTATATTTTCTCGGTTCGTTTGGTGAAGCCGATCGTTTATATTACCGATGTCGTGAAGAAGCTCTCTACCGGCGACTTTAGGCCGCGCATTGCCGTGACGTCGAAAGATGAGCTCGGCACGCTTGCGGCACATATGAATGACATGCTCGATGGGCTTTCCAGTATGATTGAGCAAGTGTCGCATGCTTCCGTTAATGTCTCCGCGACTGCCGATCAAATCTCGATGAGCACCGATGAGGTGGCTAAGGGCAGTGTCGATCAAGCGACGCAGGCGAGCAACATGACAGATTTGTTTGGCAGCTTGGACAGATCCATTAAAGCTGTTGCGTACAGTGCGAAGGAAGCGAAGCAAATATCAGAAGAGACCGAATCTATTGCACTTGAAGGCACGAACCGAATTAATATGACGCTTAGCCAGATGGATGAAGTGAACCGCCATATGGAGCAGCTGGAGCGAGATTCGAAGCAGATTGGCGAAATCATCTATGTGATTAACGAGATCGCGGAGCAAACGAATCTGCTCGCGCTGAATGCTGCGATCGAAGCGGCAAGAGCGGGCGAGCAAGGCAGAGGCTTTGCCGTTGTAGCAGATGAGGTGCGCAAGCTTGCGGAACGCAGCGGCGATGCAACAAAGCAAATTGCCGATATTATTAAAGGTATGCAGCAAAGCGCGGTGAAGAGTGTGCATGCTGTTGGTGACAGCGTCATTCAGTTCGCGCAGACACGTGATTCGTTCGGCGAGATCGTCGGCAATGTGAACAAGACGGCGCATAAGGTCGATGAGATTTACCGCGAGAGCGAAGGACAGGCGGAGCGTGCGAATGATGTCATGTATTCGATTAGCTCGGTCGCTGCGATTAGCGAGCAGTCAGCAGCCGCTGCAGAAGAGACGGCAGCATCGTCAATGGAGCTGTCCTCTATGGCGGGGCGCTTGAATAGCTCGGTGGAACACTTTAAGTACAAATAA